One window of the Bacteroidota bacterium genome contains the following:
- a CDS encoding deoxynucleoside kinase — protein sequence MNPKSSYNFIVIEGNIGAGKTTLATKMAEEKNAQLILEQFAENPFLPKFYAEPEKHAFPLELSFLAERYHQLKKELSNQDIFKNGIIADYYFVKSLIFAKSNLKEDEFGLYTKLFHIIHDSLPKPDILVYLYHDIDRLQQNIKKRGRIYEQNITDDYLIKIQTGYFEFLKQLPEQRILIMDINKLDYANNSRDYKRVVQAIEQDYPLGITHLKLEERE from the coding sequence CTGAATCCTAAATCATCATATAATTTTATCGTCATAGAAGGCAATATTGGGGCCGGCAAAACAACACTTGCCACAAAGATGGCAGAAGAAAAAAATGCCCAATTGATATTGGAACAATTTGCAGAAAACCCCTTTTTGCCAAAATTTTATGCGGAGCCGGAGAAACATGCATTTCCATTGGAACTTTCTTTTTTAGCAGAACGATACCATCAACTGAAAAAAGAACTTTCGAATCAAGATATTTTCAAAAACGGAATCATTGCTGATTATTATTTTGTGAAATCACTGATTTTTGCAAAATCGAATTTAAAAGAAGATGAATTTGGTTTGTACACCAAACTTTTTCATATTATTCATGATTCACTGCCAAAACCCGACATTTTAGTGTATTTATACCACGATATTGACCGATTACAGCAAAATATCAAAAAAAGAGGCCGAATTTATGAGCAAAATATCACTGACGACTATTTAATAAAGATACAAACAGGGTATTTCGAGTTCCTAAAGCAACTTCCGGAGCAAAGAATCCTGATTATGGATATCAACAAATTGGATTATGCCAACAATAGCAGGGATTACAAACGGGTGGTGCAAGCAATAGAACAAGATTACCCCTTAGGAATAACCCATCTAAAATTGGAAGAACGTGAATAA
- the folK gene encoding 2-amino-4-hydroxy-6-hydroxymethyldihydropteridine diphosphokinase, which yields MNTCYLLLGGNLGNKEENLQQAIHLLEKKLSSTAKKSSIYITAAWGNENQPEFYNQAIEITTSFSAIDLLKIVLETEEQLGRKRTNDKWQERTIDIDILFYADHIIDLPELKVPHPFIQERKFVLIPMNEIASNFVHPLLKKTIKQLLNGCVDELEVKLKS from the coding sequence ATGAATACATGCTATTTACTTTTGGGCGGAAACTTAGGTAACAAGGAGGAAAACTTGCAACAGGCCATCCATTTACTGGAGAAAAAATTAAGCTCGACTGCTAAAAAATCAAGCATTTATATTACAGCAGCTTGGGGAAATGAAAATCAACCTGAATTTTATAACCAAGCGATTGAAATCACTACTTCCTTTTCAGCCATTGATTTATTGAAAATTGTTTTAGAAACAGAAGAACAATTGGGAAGAAAGCGCACCAATGATAAGTGGCAAGAGCGCACCATCGATATTGATATTTTATTTTACGCTGATCATATCATTGATTTACCGGAATTAAAAGTTCCACATCCGTTTATTCAAGAGCGAAAATTTGTATTGATTCCGATGAATGAAATCGCGAGTAATTTTGTTCATCCATTACTAAAGAAAACAATAAAGCAACTTTTGAATGGGTGTGTTGATGAATTAGAAGTCAAACTTAAATCCTAA
- a CDS encoding PQQ-dependent sugar dehydrogenase, whose translation MSKKILVTLSLFMVAFFSVHAQTLPGTYTATNVVTGITYASDFDWMPDGRYVATQKGGTVFPATSALIRIFSAAGVSLGTYYDLTDSVDADFERGLLGIAVDPNFATNGYVYAYYNYRNPAQTKLQMRVVRFTTVGNVGTNPTIILNIQYATSSGTFGGNHFGGIIRFRPSQPDKLYIQTGDLAYQQTNPTLNYANKLTNPYGKILRINSDGTIPTDNPFYDDGNPATGNDDRIWSYAHRNMYGMCFSPVTDSMYSSENGLNAWDEFNIIHKGGNYGWANCEGDFINSSTTTPCALVGDVVPMETWGTPLPAVTGCLYYSGTVMPEFNNHMLVSDNDYGRVYDCTLGNAPAYDIITTRSTWFDNTPSGTGGGLLAMKQGAEGCIYILRGGYTPSGGGYIMRVCPTGLSVGSNVSTGNSIGQNYPNPTTGASQIDFTVAEAAFVSIELFDVTGRSVKTIFNSEVQSGKHTVDVTGMENFSNGSYFYKMVVKQNNKIVHAETKRMLIVK comes from the coding sequence ATGAGTAAAAAAATACTAGTTACACTTTCTCTTTTTATGGTTGCATTCTTTTCTGTTCATGCACAAACGTTGCCGGGGACTTATACCGCAACCAATGTTGTTACAGGAATTACATATGCTTCCGATTTTGATTGGATGCCCGATGGCCGTTATGTCGCTACACAAAAAGGCGGAACCGTATTCCCTGCAACAAGTGCCTTGATTCGCATTTTTAGTGCAGCTGGTGTTTCGTTGGGAACCTATTATGATTTAACAGATTCTGTTGATGCTGATTTCGAGCGAGGTTTGTTGGGCATTGCTGTGGATCCAAATTTTGCTACCAACGGTTATGTTTATGCCTACTACAATTATCGTAACCCTGCTCAAACGAAATTGCAAATGCGCGTGGTGCGTTTTACCACTGTAGGGAATGTTGGAACAAATCCTACGATTATTCTAAACATTCAATATGCTACTTCTTCCGGAACATTTGGTGGAAATCACTTTGGTGGAATTATTCGTTTCCGCCCATCACAACCGGATAAATTGTATATCCAAACAGGAGATTTGGCTTATCAGCAAACAAATCCAACTTTAAATTATGCAAATAAATTAACGAATCCCTACGGTAAAATTTTGAGAATCAATTCCGATGGAACCATTCCAACGGATAATCCTTTTTACGATGATGGAAATCCCGCAACTGGGAATGATGATCGTATCTGGTCGTATGCACACCGTAACATGTATGGAATGTGTTTTAGTCCTGTAACTGATTCAATGTACTCCAGCGAAAATGGATTGAATGCTTGGGATGAATTTAATATCATTCACAAAGGTGGAAATTATGGATGGGCGAATTGTGAAGGTGATTTTATTAATAGCTCAACAACAACTCCTTGTGCTTTGGTTGGTGATGTTGTGCCCATGGAAACTTGGGGAACACCATTGCCTGCAGTAACAGGATGTTTATATTATTCAGGAACTGTAATGCCGGAGTTCAATAACCACATGTTGGTTTCTGATAACGATTATGGTAGAGTATATGATTGTACCTTAGGAAATGCTCCTGCATACGATATCATTACAACACGTTCAACATGGTTTGATAATACACCTTCCGGTACTGGTGGTGGATTGTTGGCAATGAAGCAAGGTGCTGAAGGTTGTATCTATATTTTAAGAGGTGGTTACACTCCTTCCGGTGGTGGCTATATTATGCGCGTTTGTCCAACAGGTTTAAGTGTTGGTTCAAATGTTTCTACAGGTAATTCAATCGGACAAAATTATCCGAATCCAACTACCGGTGCTTCTCAAATTGATTTTACAGTTGCTGAAGCAGCTTTTGTTTCTATCGAATTATTTGATGTAACCGGACGAAGCGTAAAAACAATTTTTAATTCAGAAGTACAATCCGGTAAACATACTGTTGATGTAACTGGAATGGAGAATTTTTCTAACGGAAGCTATTTCTATAAAATGGTTGTGAAACAAAACAACAAAATTGTACATGCTGAAACAAAAAGAATGTTAATTGTGAAATAA
- a CDS encoding toll/interleukin-1 receptor domain-containing protein — protein sequence MAALIFLSHIHEETVLAQTIQKAIEDEFSGFVEVFVSSDGKTIPAGANFLKRIEDGLTNCVGAIYLISPISVKRNWINFELGAVWIRNSVSVKNGGPEIPTIPVCHSGITPGTLPMPLINLSAIQADSSSQLELVLKSIQTAVGGKGALKTDFDALAQNIIAFEKQYTLGDNLVKLFTSISVNNAQINQVIAQCKTMAKGTILKIPLGMRDNSLIRDLKSLEKTELNGHLTVNQTSSGMGFGTGGAVTGGDVEISISRDLMVDFEQLLNQKIK from the coding sequence ATGGCAGCATTAATTTTTCTATCACACATTCACGAGGAGACAGTCCTTGCGCAGACAATTCAGAAAGCAATTGAAGACGAGTTTAGCGGCTTTGTTGAAGTTTTTGTTTCTTCGGACGGTAAGACAATTCCTGCTGGAGCAAATTTTCTAAAAAGAATTGAAGACGGTTTGACTAACTGTGTTGGAGCAATTTATTTAATTAGTCCTATTTCTGTAAAACGAAACTGGATAAACTTTGAGTTGGGAGCTGTTTGGATTAGAAATTCAGTTAGCGTTAAGAATGGTGGACCAGAAATACCGACAATTCCTGTTTGTCATAGTGGAATTACACCAGGGACACTTCCTATGCCATTGATAAATTTAAGTGCAATTCAAGCCGACAGTTCTTCTCAACTTGAATTGGTTTTAAAAAGCATTCAGACAGCGGTTGGCGGTAAAGGTGCATTGAAAACAGACTTTGACGCTTTAGCACAAAATATTATAGCATTTGAAAAGCAATATACACTTGGAGACAATCTTGTAAAACTTTTCACTTCAATTAGTGTAAATAATGCACAGATAAACCAAGTCATAGCGCAATGCAAGACAATGGCGAAGGGGACAATACTCAAGATACCACTTGGAATGAGAGACAACAGTTTAATAAGAGATTTAAAATCATTAGAGAAAACAGAACTCAACGGACATTTAACTGTAAATCAAACCAGCTCTGGAATGGGCTTTGGAACTGGTGGCGCTGTGACAGGTGGGGACGTTGAAATATCAATATCACGAGACCTTATGGTGGACTTTGAACAATTACTTAATCAAAAAATAAAATAG
- a CDS encoding TonB family protein, whose translation MKTTVTILTFILLTSISGRLLACSCIGQRTVQEEVKHADAVVVGTILNKQIVTLTDSTILKMFPNDTTMRNSPMSKMTIARYDFLVQDIYKGKITKDTLTIYTGLGGGDCGIRFEIGKKYIVYGENETYFGQVNNDFKFPKAKNTFWTYNCLRTTSYFQDEITEIEQYAKRKHFDNDEVIFADPDSPPTFKDGGDIGLKKFIQENLRYPKTGECVTGKVYVGFTVDTLGNVKDIEIKKGITTSTDEEAIRVVKLLTFVPGTRFGLPIEMKMVLPISFTIEYKDDK comes from the coding sequence ATGAAAACGACAGTAACCATATTGACATTTATACTTTTGACTAGTATTTCGGGACGACTTCTCGCCTGTTCTTGCATTGGACAAAGGACAGTTCAAGAAGAAGTAAAACACGCAGACGCAGTAGTTGTCGGAACAATTTTAAACAAACAAATTGTTACGCTGACCGACTCTACAATTCTTAAAATGTTCCCAAACGACACGACAATGAGAAACTCGCCTATGAGTAAAATGACTATTGCTCGTTACGACTTTTTAGTTCAAGATATTTACAAAGGCAAAATAACCAAAGACACCTTGACAATTTACACAGGACTTGGTGGTGGCGACTGCGGAATAAGATTTGAAATAGGTAAAAAATATATTGTTTATGGAGAAAATGAAACTTACTTCGGACAAGTAAACAATGACTTTAAATTTCCAAAGGCAAAAAACACCTTTTGGACTTACAACTGCTTACGGACAACTTCTTATTTCCAAGACGAGATTACAGAAATTGAGCAATATGCCAAAAGAAAACACTTTGACAATGACGAAGTAATTTTTGCTGACCCAGACAGTCCACCAACATTCAAAGACGGTGGCGACATTGGACTGAAAAAATTTATCCAAGAAAATTTAAGATACCCAAAGACAGGTGAATGTGTGACAGGAAAAGTTTATGTAGGGTTCACGGTTGACACACTTGGTAACGTAAAAGACATTGAGATTAAAAAAGGTATAACGACTTCAACAGACGAAGAAGCAATAAGAGTTGTAAAATTGTTGACCTTTGTTCCAGGAACAAGATTTGGACTGCCTATTGAAATGAAAATGGTTTTACCAATAAGTTTTACAATAGAATATAAAGACGACAAATGA
- a CDS encoding alpha/beta hydrolase, whose translation MKIIYYNLLFILVTLTSCSNAQKYNDPIPVHDEFTIESKQVGETRNINVWTPPEYKSSTDSLPVMYMADGGIIEEDFPHIANTLAELIKTKKIPPIILVGIANTQRRRDLTGPTQVAKDKEIATIVGGSEKFRAFIKEELFPEISKRYRTTSEKSLIGESLSGLFVVETFFLSPDMFDNYIAFDPSLWWNDKYLIKTAKEHLNKFSPNKKRIWFAGSGAEDIFETVGKMADILKDENLPNIIWKYSPEPKEKHNTIFRATKEKAIIWTLNKSE comes from the coding sequence ATGAAAATAATTTATTACAACTTACTTTTTATACTTGTAACACTTACAAGTTGTTCAAATGCACAAAAATACAACGACCCAATCCCTGTTCACGATGAATTTACAATAGAATCAAAACAAGTTGGAGAAACAAGAAATATTAATGTTTGGACACCACCAGAGTATAAATCAAGTACAGATTCTTTACCAGTAATGTATATGGCTGACGGAGGAATTATTGAAGAAGATTTCCCTCATATTGCGAATACACTTGCGGAACTAATTAAGACTAAAAAAATTCCACCAATTATATTAGTTGGCATTGCGAACACACAACGAAGAAGAGATTTAACAGGTCCAACACAAGTAGCAAAAGATAAAGAAATCGCAACAATAGTAGGCGGTTCTGAAAAATTTAGAGCTTTTATTAAAGAAGAACTATTTCCTGAAATTAGTAAACGATATAGAACAACTTCTGAAAAAAGTTTAATAGGAGAATCATTGTCAGGCTTGTTTGTAGTAGAGACTTTTTTTCTTTCACCCGATATGTTTGATAATTATATTGCGTTTGACCCTTCACTTTGGTGGAATGACAAGTATCTTATAAAAACTGCCAAGGAGCATTTAAACAAATTTTCACCAAACAAAAAAAGAATTTGGTTTGCAGGTTCAGGTGCAGAAGATATTTTTGAGACGGTGGGTAAAATGGCTGATATATTAAAAGATGAAAATTTACCTAATATTATATGGAAATATTCACCAGAACCAAAAGAAAAGCATAATACTATTTTTAGAGCAACAAAAGAAAAAGCCATAATTTGGACATTAAACAAATCAGAATAA
- a CDS encoding T9SS type A sorting domain-containing protein has protein sequence MFTQTYSDRIKKFNITDDGTTISLSGFSYQLDTLNYHRRDLNSAPIINPDNTFGIGIYGGVFRKDSNLPFREPIRLNTAATSVYTYEQIMNQYTCALMPIYDSVTQKMYTTFFGGISLHNFNDTTSILTRDTDVPFVDDISTLSCSSIGIYEECLMPNNLPALLGSNAKFVPTKHVSSYANEVIRIRDLPNTKILAGYIYGGIRAQEGNFGSSSANDTVYRVFITPNNTTGIEEAVNSIQNTQLFPNPSNQNSTLIFTLRESSQVMVSLLDITGKKVMEIANEDMQKGNQKININTSKLSAGIYICKIQSNTGKRLIKLVVGR, from the coding sequence TTGTTTACTCAAACTTATAGTGATCGCATCAAAAAATTTAACATCACCGATGATGGCACAACCATTAGCTTAAGTGGTTTCAGCTACCAACTGGATACACTCAATTACCATCGAAGAGATTTAAACAGCGCACCAATCATCAATCCCGACAACACTTTTGGTATTGGCATTTATGGTGGAGTATTTCGTAAAGATTCCAACTTACCTTTTCGTGAGCCTATTCGTTTAAACACCGCAGCAACGAGTGTATACACGTATGAACAAATTATGAATCAGTATACGTGTGCATTGATGCCCATTTATGATTCTGTTACACAAAAAATGTATACGACCTTTTTTGGTGGCATCAGTTTGCATAATTTCAATGATACCACGAGTATCTTAACACGTGATACAGATGTGCCATTTGTTGACGATATCAGCACCTTATCGTGCAGCTCCATTGGCATTTACGAAGAATGTCTTATGCCTAATAATCTTCCGGCATTGTTAGGGTCGAATGCAAAATTTGTTCCCACCAAACATGTTTCCAGTTATGCAAATGAAGTGATTCGCATCCGCGATTTGCCAAACACAAAAATTTTAGCCGGCTACATTTACGGAGGAATCCGTGCGCAGGAAGGAAACTTTGGAAGCAGCAGTGCCAACGATACAGTGTATCGCGTATTCATTACACCCAACAACACTACAGGAATTGAAGAAGCTGTAAACAGCATTCAAAACACACAATTGTTTCCGAATCCATCCAATCAAAACTCCACACTTATATTTACTTTAAGAGAAAGTTCACAAGTAATGGTTTCCTTGTTGGACATCACCGGAAAAAAAGTGATGGAAATTGCCAATGAAGACATGCAAAAAGGCAATCAAAAAATAAATATCAATACATCAAAACTAAGTGCAGGAATTTACATTTGTAAAATCCAAAGCAATACTGGAAAGCGACTGATAAAGTTGGTTGTAGGGAGATAA
- a CDS encoding PHP domain-containing protein produces MTTEEIAHALKITAQLMELHEENPFKIKSIANAAYKLDKTDIDLQGKSLEELEKIEGIGKGIAAKINELQLTGNLKELSEMVAKTPVGVIEMLRIKGIGPKKVGQLWRELEIESVGELLYACNENRLVTLKGFGAKTQAAVKTQIEFFKSNIGKFHYASVEKFAMDLVEFLKKKYKTEFVSLTGAMRRKCDIIEKVEILIAADAVFSAGEIENSKEVTVELIKCSENEFYAKLFETTATQEHLKQLRNPKSNILHPKSEIAIYQAYDLQYIEPELREGLNEIELAKENKIPRLIELSDLKGILHNHSTYSDGMNTLKEMAEYCKELGYEYLGICDHSQSAFYAEGLKPDRVFEQHAEIEKLNKQLAPFKIFKGIESDILNDGSLDYSEDVLKSFDFIVASVHSNLKMTEEKATARLLKAIENPYTTILGHPTGRLLLSRPGYPIDHKKIIDACAANGVIIELNAHPYRLDIDWRWIPYCLEKGVKISINPDAHEKSGYHDMYYGTCVARKGMLTKEMCFNALSLNEMETYFTKRKS; encoded by the coding sequence ATGACCACTGAAGAAATAGCACACGCCCTTAAAATAACAGCTCAGCTAATGGAGTTGCACGAGGAAAATCCGTTCAAGATTAAATCCATCGCCAATGCTGCCTATAAATTAGATAAAACCGATATCGATTTGCAAGGAAAATCGTTGGAGGAGCTGGAGAAAATCGAAGGCATTGGCAAAGGAATTGCAGCAAAAATAAATGAATTGCAATTAACCGGGAATTTAAAAGAGCTTTCGGAAATGGTTGCAAAAACGCCTGTTGGTGTAATTGAAATGTTAAGAATAAAAGGGATTGGCCCCAAAAAAGTCGGACAACTTTGGCGGGAATTGGAAATTGAAAGTGTGGGTGAATTGCTTTATGCTTGTAATGAAAATAGACTAGTAACCCTCAAAGGCTTTGGTGCAAAAACACAAGCTGCTGTTAAAACGCAGATTGAATTTTTTAAATCCAATATTGGTAAGTTTCATTATGCTTCGGTTGAAAAATTTGCAATGGATTTGGTTGAATTTTTAAAGAAAAAATACAAAACCGAATTTGTTTCTTTAACAGGTGCAATGCGAAGAAAATGCGATATCATTGAAAAAGTAGAGATTTTAATAGCTGCGGATGCAGTTTTTTCAGCTGGAGAAATAGAAAATTCAAAAGAGGTAACGGTTGAATTGATTAAATGTTCAGAAAATGAATTTTATGCGAAATTGTTCGAGACCACTGCAACGCAAGAACATTTAAAACAATTAAGAAATCCTAAATCGAACATCCTTCATCCTAAATCTGAAATAGCGATTTATCAAGCCTACGATTTGCAATACATTGAGCCTGAATTACGCGAAGGACTGAATGAAATTGAACTAGCCAAAGAAAATAAAATTCCGAGATTAATTGAGTTGTCTGATTTGAAAGGCATTCTTCACAATCACAGCACATACAGCGATGGAATGAATACATTGAAAGAGATGGCGGAATATTGCAAAGAATTGGGTTATGAATACCTCGGTATTTGCGATCACTCTCAATCTGCTTTTTATGCCGAAGGATTGAAGCCGGATCGAGTTTTTGAACAACATGCAGAAATTGAAAAACTCAATAAACAGTTGGCGCCCTTTAAAATTTTTAAAGGGATTGAAAGTGATATTTTAAATGATGGTTCACTGGATTATTCTGAAGATGTATTAAAATCATTTGATTTTATTGTTGCTTCCGTTCATTCCAATTTGAAAATGACAGAAGAAAAAGCAACGGCTCGTTTGTTGAAAGCTATTGAAAATCCATATACCACGATACTCGGACATCCTACAGGGAGATTGCTGTTGTCGCGACCGGGCTACCCAATCGATCATAAAAAAATTATTGATGCTTGTGCTGCCAATGGTGTAATCATCGAATTGAATGCACATCCGTATCGTTTGGATATCGATTGGCGCTGGATTCCATATTGTTTGGAAAAAGGAGTTAAGATTTCGATTAATCCAGATGCACATGAAAAATCCGGTTATCACGATATGTATTATGGAACCTGTGTTGCTCGCAAAGGGATGTTGACGAAAGAAATGTGTTTTAATGCTCTTTCGCTGAATGAAATGGAAACATATTTTACTAAAAGAAAAAGTTAA
- a CDS encoding GH3 auxin-responsive promoter family protein: MPILNSIASWWMKKRMHQIELFMKYPDDVQNEWLVKLTQSAKDTEWGKKHDYKNIFNAEQFKKNVPLQDYDSLKPFIDRVRRGEQNVLWHSDIKWFAKSSGTTNDKSKFIPVSEESLYDCHYNGGRDMIAIHCALNPETQLFTGKNLALAGSLVTDHFGNYESQNGDLSAIVINNLPRWWEFFRAPDMDIALMDKWDEKLERIAKATMNENIVSLAGVPSWMLLIMKRVLEESGKKSIAEVWPNLEVYFHGGVKFSPYREQFKTVFNKPDLNYLELYNATEGFFGIQDQRNSEELLLMLDYGIYYEFIPVDASQTNKTISLDEVQLDVNYEMIISTTAGLWRYRLGDTIKFTSLYPFRFKITGRTKHFMNAFGEEIIVDNADKALAIACEKTGAQIAEYTAAPVYMKENETGAHEWLVEFDVPPASIEYFTEVLDNALKSINSDYEAKRYQNLALKQPLVRLLPQGTFYKWLYSKNKLGGQHKVPRLSNDRKYVEEILKMAE; the protein is encoded by the coding sequence ATGCCTATATTAAACAGTATTGCTTCTTGGTGGATGAAAAAACGAATGCATCAGATTGAACTGTTCATGAAATATCCTGATGATGTTCAAAATGAATGGCTGGTGAAGTTAACACAGTCGGCAAAGGATACAGAATGGGGTAAAAAGCATGACTATAAAAACATATTCAATGCCGAGCAATTTAAAAAGAATGTTCCGCTACAGGATTATGATTCTCTAAAACCATTTATTGATAGAGTGCGCAGAGGAGAACAAAATGTTTTATGGCATTCGGATATAAAATGGTTTGCAAAGTCATCAGGTACAACCAATGATAAAAGTAAATTTATTCCTGTGAGTGAAGAATCCTTATATGATTGCCATTATAACGGTGGTCGTGATATGATTGCAATTCATTGTGCATTAAATCCGGAGACGCAACTATTTACAGGAAAAAATTTGGCCTTAGCAGGGAGTTTGGTAACAGATCATTTTGGAAATTACGAATCTCAAAATGGGGATTTGTCGGCAATTGTGATCAATAACTTACCACGTTGGTGGGAGTTTTTTCGCGCCCCCGATATGGACATCGCATTGATGGATAAATGGGATGAAAAATTGGAACGCATTGCAAAGGCAACGATGAATGAAAATATCGTGAGCTTGGCAGGAGTGCCCTCCTGGATGCTCCTTATCATGAAACGTGTGTTGGAAGAAAGTGGTAAAAAATCCATTGCAGAAGTCTGGCCAAATTTGGAAGTGTATTTTCATGGCGGTGTGAAATTTAGTCCGTATCGCGAACAATTTAAAACCGTTTTTAATAAACCGGATTTGAATTATTTGGAGTTATACAATGCAACAGAAGGCTTTTTTGGAATACAAGATCAGCGTAATTCAGAAGAGTTGTTGTTGATGTTGGATTATGGTATCTATTACGAATTTATTCCTGTCGATGCTTCTCAAACAAATAAAACAATTTCATTGGATGAAGTGCAGTTGGATGTGAATTATGAAATGATTATTTCTACAACGGCCGGATTGTGGCGCTATCGCTTAGGAGATACCATCAAGTTTACATCTTTGTATCCTTTTCGTTTTAAGATAACGGGTAGAACAAAGCATTTTATGAACGCATTTGGTGAAGAAATAATTGTGGATAATGCCGACAAAGCACTGGCGATTGCTTGTGAAAAAACAGGGGCTCAAATTGCTGAATATACTGCTGCACCTGTTTATATGAAAGAAAATGAAACAGGAGCACATGAATGGTTAGTGGAATTTGATGTGCCACCAGCTAGTATCGAATACTTTACTGAAGTATTGGACAATGCATTGAAGTCAATCAATTCGGATTACGAAGCAAAACGATATCAGAATTTAGCTTTGAAACAACCGCTTGTTAGATTATTGCCTCAAGGTACATTTTATAAATGGTTGTACTCCAAAAATAAGTTAGGTGGTCAGCATAAAGTGCCTCGGTTGAGCAATGATCGGAAGTATGTGGAAGAGATTCTTAAAATGGCAGAATAA
- a CDS encoding deoxynucleoside kinase, with protein sequence MHIAIAGNIGAGKTTLTTLLAKHYKWQPHFEDADDNPYLNDFYDEMQRWSFNLQVYFLNSRFGQVQQIRNSGKTVIQDRTIYEDAYIFAPNLHAMGLMTTRDFENYFALFKLMESFISPPDLLIYLRASVPTLVNQIQKRGRDYENAIRLDYLKRLNERYEAFITSYEQEHPGAKLLIIDVDNNNFNESAEDLGIIINKIDAEINGLF encoded by the coding sequence ATGCATATAGCAATCGCAGGAAATATTGGTGCCGGCAAAACAACGCTTACTACACTTTTAGCAAAACACTATAAATGGCAACCTCATTTTGAGGATGCAGACGATAATCCTTATTTAAATGATTTTTATGATGAGATGCAACGTTGGTCGTTTAACCTTCAAGTGTATTTCTTAAATTCTCGTTTCGGACAAGTACAACAAATTCGTAACAGCGGAAAAACGGTTATTCAGGATAGAACCATTTATGAAGATGCGTACATCTTTGCGCCCAATTTACATGCAATGGGCTTGATGACCACTCGCGATTTTGAAAATTATTTTGCACTATTCAAATTGATGGAGTCGTTTATTTCTCCTCCTGATTTATTGATTTATCTGCGTGCCTCCGTTCCTACTTTGGTCAACCAAATTCAGAAACGCGGGCGCGATTATGAAAATGCCATTCGTTTGGATTATTTAAAACGTTTAAATGAACGTTACGAGGCGTTTATTACTTCCTATGAACAAGAACATCCTGGAGCGAAATTGTTGATTATTGATGTCGACAATAATAATTTTAATGAAAGTGCTGAAGACCTTGGAATCATCATCAATAAAATTGATGCTGAGATTAATGGGTTGTTTTAA